The Deinococcus puniceus genome segment GGAGTGCAACAGCGCCGGACAACTGGTGTTTACGCTGCCCAAAACCGACCCCACCTTCTTGGCCCGCTTGGCCTACACCGGATTTGCCGTTGTAGACAGCAAGTACGCCATCGGATTGGGCGAGTGGAGCGGCAAGGAAGCCGACTGGAAAGCCTGGGTCGGCAAAGACCTGACCAACTCCAAACTGGACAAGGCTCCCAGCGGCACAGGCGCGTACAAGTTCGTGCGTGAAGACGCCAACGCCTTCCTCGCTACCGCGTTCGACGGCTACTGGGGCAAAAAGCCCGCCCTCAAGAACGTGATCTTCCAGCGCGTCGATGAAATCGCTGCTCGTCAGCAGGCCTTCCTGCGCGGCGACGCCGACATCATCGAAGGCGGTGGACGCGCCACCGACACCGCCCAGCTGAAAGGCAAGCCCGGCGTGACTTGGGTTGACGACCTGCCTAACGTGGCCGCGACTGCCCTGTTCATGAACCAGAACATCACCGACAAGGGCACTCTGGGCAGCGGCAAGCTGGACGGCAAGGGCATTCCCGCCAACTTCTTCAGCGACGTGAACGTGCGCCGCGCCTTCAGCTACGCCTTCAACTATCAGCAGTACATCACCGACTTCCAGAAGGGCGCGGGCAAGCAGCGCACCACCCTGATGCCCGACACCTTCCCCGGTTACGACGCCAAGGTCAAGAAGTACACCTACAACCGCGCGCAGGCCACTGCCTACTTCAAGAAGGCGTGGGGCGGTCAGGTCTGGAAGAACGGCTTTGTCCTCACCGCGTTCTACCGTGACGGCAGCGCCGCAGCCCAGACCATCGCCGAGATCCTGAAGCGTGAAGTCGAAGCCATCAACCCCAAATTCAAGGTCAACGTGTCTGCCAAGCAGTGGAGCGAAATGGTCGCTTCCGGCAACGAAGGCAAGAACCCGCTGATCAGCATCGGCTGGGCACCCGACTTCGCCGACGCCGACAACTTCATGTACACCTTCTACTCCTCCAACGGCTACTACGCCAAGCGCAGCTCCTGGAAGGACGCTTCCGTGGACAAGTGGCTGGAGCAGACCCGCGCCACCACGAACACCGCCGAGCGCAACCGTCTGTACTCCTTGGTCGCCAACCGCGCCTACGAGCAGGCGTCTCACATCCTGATTCCTGCCGGAGTGAACTACAGCTTCTTCCGCGACACCATCGTGGGTGCGGGCAAGGCCAACTACAACCCCATGATCTCGTTCACGCTGGGAACGTACTGGAAGGAACTGAGCAAGAAGTAAGATTGACATCGCAAGTCCCGCTTAAGCGGGCGGGGTGGCCTCAGTCGGCTGCCCCCCCGCTTCCGCATTTGGAACTGCTCCTGTTTCTGCGCTCAGTTGACGAGCTTTTAGCCCTTTCCGTTACCTTTCCTGCCGAGGCTTCTTATGTTCAATTTCATTGTGCGGAGACTGCTTCAGATTCCCGTGGTTATGCTGGTGCTGTCCATCATGATCGTGGGCCTGACCCAACTCTTGACGCCCGAACAACGGGCTGCACCCTATATCCGCACCGAGCAACAGGCGGCCCGCATAGAGCAGATCATCGAGTCACGTGGTCTGCGCGATTCTTTTCCGGTTCAGTACGGGCGCTGGCTCAGCAGCACCTTGCAGGGCGATCTGGGCTACTCCAGAGCCAGTGGCGACGACGTGATCGACACCATTCGGGAGCGCCTGCCCGCCACCATAGAACTGACCATCCTGACCGCCATTCCCATCATGCTGATCGGCATCTGGCTGGGGACATTGGCGGCCCTGCACAAAGATAAATTTCTGGATCAAGTGATCCGGGTCTTTGTGGTATTCGGGTACAGCCTGCCTACCTTTGTGCTGGGCATCCTGTTGCTGGCGGTATTCTATGCCTATTTCAACGTGCTGCCGGGCGCGGGGCAGGTCAGTGTGCTGAACCAGTTCGCCCTAGGCGACTTGCGGCGCTACACGGGCATGCTGTCCATCGACGCCATGCTTAATGGGCGCTGGGATATTGCGTGGGACGTGATCCGGCATATGATCCTGCCCGCCCTGACCCTGATCACGGTGCTGTCGGCCCAGATCGTGAAGGTCATGCGGAACAATATGCTGGAAGCCCTGACCAGCGACTACGTGCGAACCGCCCGCGCCAAAGGCCTCTCTGACCGCGTAGTGAACGGGAAACACGCCCGCCGCAACGCGCTGCTCAGCATCATCACGCTGGCCGGATTCCTGATTATCGGCCTCTTGGGCGGTTCCCTGATTACCGAAACCATCTTCGCCTATCCCGGCGTGGGTCAGTGGGTGGTGCAAGCGGCGCTGCAAACCGATTTGGCCGCCGTGCTGGGCTTTGCCATGATGTCGGCTGTCGTGGTCGTGGTGGTCAGTACCATCGTCGATATTTTGTACGGCGTCGTCGATCCCCGCGTGAGGTTCGACTGATGATTGGTGCTGTTTACGTTTCACCTGCCCGCTCCATCTGGGAGGCCTCATGACCACCGTTTCCGCTCCTGTCGCCGCCAACAAACGCAGCCAGTTTCAGATGTTCTGGACAAGTCCGGCTA includes the following:
- a CDS encoding ABC transporter substrate-binding protein — encoded protein: MKKLAILSTLLVASTAFAAAPKDTLVYQWSSDIPTLDPAATYDTGSGAIVENLYETLLTYKGASISQLEGLLGTKWTVSNAGKTYTFDLRKNVKFHSGNAMTCTDAEYSFERMLVTNEGSSANYIIAESLLGTGANANDDKTITWARIDRAVECNSAGQLVFTLPKTDPTFLARLAYTGFAVVDSKYAIGLGEWSGKEADWKAWVGKDLTNSKLDKAPSGTGAYKFVREDANAFLATAFDGYWGKKPALKNVIFQRVDEIAARQQAFLRGDADIIEGGGRATDTAQLKGKPGVTWVDDLPNVAATALFMNQNITDKGTLGSGKLDGKGIPANFFSDVNVRRAFSYAFNYQQYITDFQKGAGKQRTTLMPDTFPGYDAKVKKYTYNRAQATAYFKKAWGGQVWKNGFVLTAFYRDGSAAAQTIAEILKREVEAINPKFKVNVSAKQWSEMVASGNEGKNPLISIGWAPDFADADNFMYTFYSSNGYYAKRSSWKDASVDKWLEQTRATTNTAERNRLYSLVANRAYEQASHILIPAGVNYSFFRDTIVGAGKANYNPMISFTLGTYWKELSKK
- a CDS encoding ABC transporter permease, whose amino-acid sequence is MFNFIVRRLLQIPVVMLVLSIMIVGLTQLLTPEQRAAPYIRTEQQAARIEQIIESRGLRDSFPVQYGRWLSSTLQGDLGYSRASGDDVIDTIRERLPATIELTILTAIPIMLIGIWLGTLAALHKDKFLDQVIRVFVVFGYSLPTFVLGILLLAVFYAYFNVLPGAGQVSVLNQFALGDLRRYTGMLSIDAMLNGRWDIAWDVIRHMILPALTLITVLSAQIVKVMRNNMLEALTSDYVRTARAKGLSDRVVNGKHARRNALLSIITLAGFLIIGLLGGSLITETIFAYPGVGQWVVQAALQTDLAAVLGFAMMSAVVVVVVSTIVDILYGVVDPRVRFD